A stretch of the Argentina anserina chromosome 6, drPotAnse1.1, whole genome shotgun sequence genome encodes the following:
- the LOC126799950 gene encoding uncharacterized protein LOC126799950, which yields MNGGLGKLGTVLTLVIAVSLLVGLVGQIFYILCRRKKLHNRSFPHRTESVLPGDSASSQSRGFFSFFLCWKNQSRIEPQEARHDVPPSNYHNELQELEDIIKWQALYGSSRLLFTIEEGEREGLDSETTYSSCAEKEVVVKTKTTTKVYLEECHGVPDVAVTVVNIEMDELFTTPLETPCASPPYYTPSASPTRESV from the coding sequence ATGAATGGTGGTCTCGGCAAGCTTGGGACTGTACTCACTCTAGTGATTGCAGTCTCTCTTCTTGTAGGTCTTGTAGGCCAGATCTTCTACATCCTCTGTCGCCGGAAGAAGCTTCATAACCGGAGCTTCCCTCACCGCACCGAGTCAGTTCTCCCCGGAGACTCGGCCTCGTCACAGTCCAGAGGGTTTTTCAGTTTCTTCTTGTGCTGGAAAAATCAGTCTCGCATCGAACCTCAAGAGGCTCGTCACGACGTCCCACCTTCGAATTACCACAACGAATTACAGGAGTTAGAGGACATCATCAAGTGGCAGGCACTGTACGGGTCGTCGAGGCTTTTGTTCactatagaggaaggagagagagagggattgGACTCGGAGACGACGTATTCTTCATGTGCAGAGAAAGAGGTAGTAGTGAAAACGAAGACGACGACGAAGGTGTACTTGGAAGAGTGTCATGGGGTACCAGATGTGGCGGTGACTGTTGTGAATATAGAGATGGACGAGTTGTTTACGACGCCGTTGGAGACTCCTTGTGCTTCGCCGCCGTACTATACACCATCGGCTTCTCCTACTCGTGAATCAGTCTAG